From Candidatus Hydrogenedentota bacterium, the proteins below share one genomic window:
- a CDS encoding aldo/keto reductase: MDKSRQPIGRRAFIQAGIATGVLAAGAAGASDKPAGAALRGTGNMPTRFFGRTGLELPRLAYGSAPLMTWEDDYYGIDAGSYEARVKMVRLGYEKGLRYFDTARIYGDSEKIFGEALADVRGDIYVASKVLVGSSGEVRKSVEESLATLKMDKVDCMQLHGPVIEQQGYDGCMPFVEELVKMRDEGLFTYIGLTGHSRFEEMYKLIATNTFDTLLIEFGYFHKGYNTLHSNRSVANRDLCVAKASELNMGILAMKVMGASIFGHNAAALVPDYDREAVKKLPPAAIRWVLNDSRIHLLNIGVSVPGDLDANIATINADTTLTNEDRMLLASFAEKAYLQEAVTKLETV; the protein is encoded by the coding sequence ATGGATAAATCGAGACAACCCATCGGCCGACGGGCCTTTATTCAGGCGGGGATCGCCACCGGCGTGCTGGCGGCGGGCGCCGCGGGCGCATCGGACAAACCGGCCGGGGCCGCGCTTCGGGGCACGGGCAACATGCCCACCCGGTTTTTTGGCCGCACGGGCCTGGAACTACCCCGTCTGGCCTATGGCAGCGCGCCGCTCATGACCTGGGAGGACGACTACTACGGTATCGACGCCGGAAGCTATGAGGCCAGAGTGAAGATGGTGCGCCTCGGCTACGAAAAGGGCCTGCGCTACTTTGATACCGCGCGAATCTACGGCGACAGCGAGAAGATTTTCGGCGAGGCCCTGGCCGACGTGCGCGGTGATATCTATGTCGCCTCCAAGGTGCTGGTGGGCTCGTCCGGGGAAGTCCGCAAGAGCGTGGAGGAGTCCCTCGCCACCCTCAAGATGGATAAGGTGGACTGCATGCAGTTGCACGGCCCCGTGATCGAGCAGCAGGGCTACGACGGCTGCATGCCCTTCGTGGAGGAGCTGGTGAAGATGCGGGACGAGGGGCTGTTCACCTATATCGGCCTCACGGGGCACTCCCGCTTCGAGGAGATGTACAAGCTCATCGCCACGAATACCTTTGACACGCTCCTCATCGAATTTGGTTACTTCCACAAAGGCTACAACACCCTTCACTCGAATCGCTCGGTCGCCAACCGCGATCTCTGTGTGGCCAAGGCAAGCGAACTTAACATGGGCATCCTGGCGATGAAAGTCATGGGCGCGAGCATCTTCGGCCATAACGCCGCGGCGCTGGTCCCGGACTATGACCGCGAAGCGGTAAAGAAGCTTCCGCCCGCGGCAATCCGCTGGGTGCTGAACGACTCGCGAATTCACCTGCTCAATATCGGGGTGTCGGTGCCTGGGGATCTGGATGCCAACATCGCCACCATCAATGCCGACACCACGCTGACCAATGAAGATCGGATGCTGCTGGCTTCCTTCGCGGAGAAGGCGTATTTGCAGGAGGCGGTGACAAAACTGGAGACGGTATGA
- a CDS encoding four helix bundle protein — MEKPGALHTKSFAFALRIVKAYKHLCDEKREYVLSKQLLRAGTAIGALIREAEQAESKPDFVHKLAIALKEAKETEYWIELLEQSEILDSKGAQSLLADLVELIKLLTSIIKSSKSLTP; from the coding sequence ATGGAGAAACCGGGGGCGCTTCATACAAAGTCTTTCGCGTTTGCCTTGCGAATCGTGAAAGCGTACAAGCACCTGTGCGATGAGAAACGGGAGTACGTTCTCAGCAAACAGCTATTGCGCGCTGGAACAGCAATTGGCGCACTGATAAGGGAGGCGGAGCAGGCCGAAAGCAAACCGGACTTCGTCCACAAACTCGCCATTGCACTTAAAGAAGCGAAGGAAACTGAATACTGGATCGAGCTCCTCGAACAATCTGAAATTCTGGACAGCAAAGGTGCTCAATCTCTACTGGCGGATCTGGTCGAACTAATTAAGCTACTTACATCGATTATAAAATCTTCAAAATCGTTAACCCCTTAA